The nucleotide window CGAAGTACAGGAACAGCGGGCCGCCCAGCACCGCCGTGACGATGCCCGCCTGCAGCTCGCCGGGCCGGGCCACCAGCCGCCCGAGTACGTCGGCGCCGAGCAGCAGCACGGGCGCGAGCAGCGCGCAGCAGGGGAGCATCCAGCGCTGGTCCGGGCCGGTCAGCGCCCGGACGAGGTGCGGCACCATGAGCCCGACGAACACGATCGGCCCGCAGGCCGCCGTCGCCGCCCCGCACAGCAGCGTCACCGCGACGATGGCCCCCGCGCGGACCCGGGCGGGGTGCGCGCCGAGCGAGCGCGCCGAGTCGTCGCCGAGCGCGAGCGCGTTGAGCGGCCGGGCCAGGGCCATGGCCGGCAGCAGCCCCGCCGCGATGAACGGCGCCATCATGGCCGCGGTGCCGCCCTGCGCGCTGGCGAGGGAACCGACGGTCCAGAAGCGCATGGTCTCCAGCGAGGCGGAGTCGAGCAGCATGGTCCCGTTCACGTACGAGTAGAGCGCCGCGTTGACGGCGGCTCCCGCGAGCGCCAGCCGGGCCGGGGTGGCCGTGCGTCCGCCGCCCACCGCGTAGACCAGCACCGACACGGCCGCCGCGCCGGCCAGGGCGAACCAGACGCGGCCCTGGAACGACGCCACGCCGAGCAGTCCCGCGGCGGTGGCCACCGCGGCCGAGGCGCCCGCGTTGATCCCCAGCAGCCCGGGGTCGGCCAGCGGATTGCGGGTCAGCGCCTGCATGACGCCGCCCGCGACCCCCAGCGCGGCGCCGGCGAGCAGCCCGAGGAGGGTGCGCGGCAGCCGCATCTGGTGGACGACCGTGTAGGCGGCCGAGTCGGCGTCCACGAGCCCGTGCCAGACCTCCACCGGCGACAGTTGCCGGGCGCCGAGCCCGAGGCTGAGCACGAGGACGGCGGCCAGCGCGATCGCCGAGCCCAGCAGCGCCGCCGCGCGCCGGCCGTTTTCCGCGCGTTTTCCGGGCGCCCGCGCAGGCCTGCTGATCTGCGAGGACTCTGTGACGACCACGACCTGCTCCGGTGGGGGGCCGGGGACGAATTTCATCGCCCCTCTGGACAAGAACTTAGGTAAGGGTAACCTAACTAGCGATCAACCCCAAGGGGCGGCGTCGGCAGAACCCGTGCCCCACGAGAGAAAGACGAACCGTGCGAAACCTGAACATCACCATGCCCCGCCGCGGTCTCCTTGCGGCGGGCGGAGCCGCCGTCCTCACGCTGGCGCTCGCCGCCTGCGGGTCGAGCGACCCGGCGCCCTCCGCCGAGGGGCAGGGCGCGACGGCGGGTCGGAGCGCGGCGTCGTGGTCCTTCACCGACGACAGGAAGGAGGCGGTCACGGCCGCGGCCGTCCCGTCGCGGGTCGTGGCGTTCACCGGTGCGGCGGCGGCGCTCGCCGACTACGGGGTGCAGGACAAGATCGTCGGCGTGTTCGGTGAGACGAAGCGCGCCGACGGCTCGCCCGACCCGCAGGCCGGCGACCTCGACGTGAACAAGGTGACGATCCTCGGCAACGTCTGGGGCGAGTTCAACATCGAGAAGTACGCCGGGCTGCGCCCCGAGCTTCTCGTCACGCACATGTACGACCCCGGCGCCCTGTGGTACGTCCCGGACGAGAGCAAGGAAAAGATCGTCCAGCTCGCCCCGGCCGTCGCCGTCAGCGCCGCCCGTGTCCCGATGACCCAGCCGATCGAGCGCTACGCCGCGCTGGCCGAGTCGCTCGGGGCGGACCTGAAGGCCCCGAAGGTCGCCGACGCCAAGGCCAGGTTCGAGGCCGCCGCCGAGAGCGTGCGCAAGGCGGTCGCGGACAACCCCGGGATCAAGGTCCTGGCCGCTTCCGGCAGCCCCGACGTGCTGTACGTGTCCAACCCGCAGGTCAACACCGACCTCATGTACTTCGCCCAGCTCGGGGTCGAGATCGTCCAGCCGGAAAAGCCCGGCGAGGGCGGCTACTACGAGAACCTGAGCTGGGAGAACGCCGACAAGTACGACGCCGACCTGATCCTGCTCGACAACCGGAGCACCGCGCTGCAGCCCAAGGACCTGACGTCCAAGCCGGCCTGGGTCAAGCTGCCGGCCGTGAAGGCCGGCCAGGTCGTCGGATGGGACCCCGTGCCGCGCTTCTCGTACGCCGGAGCCGCCCCGATCCTGGAGAACCTGGCGACGGCGATCCGCGACGCCAAGAAGCTCGGCTGACCACACGCCGGAGAAACCACCCGGGGACACGTGCCGACTCTCACAAGTTAGGTTTGCCTAACCTAACTTTCACGGTAAGGATGACAATGACCTACCCCCATGCCGGGGCCGCGCGGGCGTACCTGTTCAACGACCGCACGGTGGAGGGATACCGGCGGGCGATGGCCGCCGGGACCGAGCGCGTGGCGGAGCGGATCCGGCGCGCCGACCGGCCGTTCAGCGGCGTGTCCCCCGAACGGCTCGCGCCGCGGATCGCCGCGATCGACCTCGAACGGCCGCTGCGCGACCAGGCGGCCGTCCTCGACGAGCTCGAACGGGTCTACCTGCGCGACGCCGTCTACTTCCACCACCCCCGCTACCTGGCGCACCTCAACTGTCCCGTGGTGATCCCCGCGCTGCTGGGCGAGGCGGTCCTGTCGGCGGTGAACTCCTCGCTCGACACGTGGGACCAGAGCGCGGGCGGCACGCTCATCGAGCGCCGCCTCATCGAGTGGACGGCCGGCCGGATCGGCTTCGGCCCCGCCGCCGACGGTGTCTTCACCGGCGGCGGCACCCAGTCGAACCTCCACGCCCTGCTGCTCGCCCGCGAGGAGGCCCGTACGGCCGCCTCGCCGGCGCGCCTGCGCCTGATCACCTCCGAGGCCGGGCACTTCAGCGTCCGCAAGGCGGCGAACCTGCTCGGCCTCGGCCCGGACGCGGTCGTGACCGTGGAGACCGACGCGCGGCGGCGGATGCGGCCGGCCGCGCTCGCCCGCGAGCTCGACCGCTGCCGCCGCGCCGGGCTGGTGGTCATGGCCGTGGTGGCCACCGCGGGCACCACCGACTTCGGCTCGATCGACCCCCTGCCCGAGATCGCCGATCTGTGTGAATCCGCCGGGGCGTGGCTGCACGTGGACGCGGCCTACGGCTGCGGGCTGCTGGTCTCCCGCAGACGGCGGCACCTGCTCGACGGGATCGAGCGGGCCGACTCGGTCACCGTCGACTTCCACAAGTCCTTCTTCCAGCCGGTCAGCTCCAGCGCCGTGCTGGTGCGCGATGGCGCGGTCCTGCGCCACACGGCCCACCACGCCGACTACCTCAACCCCCTGCGGATGGCCGAGCGGGGCATCCCCAACCAGGTGGACAAGAGCCTGCAGACCACCCGCCGCTTCGACGCGCTCAAGCTCTGGCTGACGCTGCGGACGATGGGCCCGGACGCGGTCGGCGAGCTGTTCGACGAGGTCGTCGACCGCGCGGCCGAGGCGCACGCCCTGATCACGGCGGACCCGCGGTTCGAGGTCGTCACGCGGTCGCAGCTGAGCACGCTGGTCTTCCGCTACCTGCCGCCGGAAGGTCCCGGCCGCGAACTCGCCGACGACGCCAACCTGTACGCCCGCGAGGCGCTGGCCGCCTCCGGCGCGGCCGTCGTCGCCGGCACCACGGTCGACGGCCGCCACTACCTGAAGTTCACCCTGCTGAACCCCGAGACCACGCTGGACGACATCGCGCACGTCCTCGACCTCCTCGCGGGGCACGCCCGGCGCTACGTGGACGAGCTCGCCCCGCCCGCCGACCATCCGGGAGTCACGCATGTCCACGCATGACTTCGTCGCGATCGGGCTGGGGCCGTTCAACCTGGGCCTGGCCTGCCTGACCGAGCCCATCGCCGAGCTCGACGGCGTGTTCCTGGAGGCGCGGCCCGGCTTCGCCTGGCACCCCGGGATGATGCTCGACTCCGTGACGCTGCAGACGCCGTTCATCGCCGACCTCGTCACGCTGGCCGACCCGACCTCGCCGTACTCCTTCCTGAACTACCTGAAGGAGACCGGCAGGCTCTACCCCTTCTACATCCGCGAGAGCTTCTACCAGCTCCGGGCCGAGTACGACGCGTACTGCCGCTGGGCCGCCGGGCGGCTGGGCAATGTCCGCTTCGGCCACCGCGTGACCTCGGTGACGTACGACGAGACCGACGGGCACTACGTCGTGCGCGCGGTGACGGAGAACGGCGAGGAGACCGAGCACCGTGAGACCGAGCACCGTGAGACAGAGCACCGTGAGACCGAGCACCGTGAGACAGAGCACAGGGCCCGGCACCTCGTGCTCGGCACCGGCACCCCGCCGCACGTGCCGGAAGCCTGCCGCGGCCTCGGCGGCGACCTCGTGCACAACAGCGGATACCTGGACGCCAAGGCCGCGCTTCAGGCGAAGGAGAGCATCACGGTCGTCGGCAGCGGGCAGAGCGCCGCCGAGATCTACCGCGACCTGCTGGCCGACGTCGACACGCGCGGCTACCGGCTGAACTGGGTGACCAGGTCCCCGCGGTTCTTCCCGCTGGAATACACCAAGCTGACCCTGGAGATGACGTCCCCGGAATACGTGGACTACTTCCACGCGCTGCCCGAGGACACCCGCTACCGCCTCGAAGCCGAGCAGAAGTGCCTCTACAAGGGCATCGACGCGACGCTGATCAACGACATCTTCGACCTGCTCTACGCCAAGACCGTCGGCGGCCCGATCCCCACCCGGCTGCTGACCTGCACCGAGCTGCGCGAGGCGGCCTACGACGCCGGCCGGGGCGAGTACACGCTCGGGCTGCGCCACGTGGAGCAGGAGCGCGACTACACGCTCGTCACCCAGGGACTCGTGCTGGCCACCGGCTACCGCTACGAGCCTCCCGCCTTCCTGGAGCCCGTACGCGACCGGATCCGGTGGGACCGCCACGGCCGGTTCGACGTGGCGAGGAACTACAGCATCGACGTCACCGGCCGGGGGATCTTCCTGCAGAACGGCGCCGCCCACGCCCACAGCGTCACCTCCCCCGACCTCGGCATGGGCCCGTACCGCAACTCGTGGATCATCAGTCAGATCCTGGGGCGCGAGTACTACCCCATCGAGAAGGCCGTCGCCTTCCAGGAGTTCGGCGCGCCCGAGGGCGTGGTCGCATGAGCGCGCTCCTGTTCCGCCGCCACGATGAGCGGGTCGGCGAGCTCGCCGTACGCCGCCTCGACCCGGAGGCCGACGCGCCGACGGTGCACGCCTGGGTGACCCATCCCAAGGCGGTGTTCTGGATGATGCGGGACGCCACCGTCGCCGACGTGGCCAAGGAGTATCGCGAGATCGTCGGTCACCCGCACCGCGACGCGTTCCTCGGGCTGGTGAACGGGCGCCCGGCGTTCCTGGCCGAAAGCTACGACCCCGCCCGGGTCGAGCTGGCGGGGCTCTACGAGGCCCGGGACGGCGACGTCGGCATGCACTTCCTGTGCGCGCCGGCCGGCACCCCGGTGCACGGTTTCACCCGGGCCGTGATCACGACGGTCATGGAGTTCCTGTTCGCCGATCCCGCGACCCGGCGGGTCGTGGTCGAGCCCGACGTGCGCAACACGGCGGTCCACGCGCTCAACGCGGCCGTCGGCTTCGAGGTCGCCGGCATGGTCGCCAAGCCGGAGAAGGACGCCCTGCTGAGTTTCTGCACCCGCGAGCGGTTCCTGGCGGCGACGTTCCTCGCGGCGCCCGGGGAGGCGACGGCGTGAACCCCATCGAGGCGGTCTCCCACCTCACTCCGGAGCTGTGGGAGAAGGCCAACCGGCGGCTGGTGCGCAAGGCGCTCGCCGAGTTCGCCCACGAGCGGCTGCTCACTCCGCGTCCGCTCGGCGACGGCCGGTGGGCGGTGCGCGACGATTCCGGCAGGGTGGAGTACCGCTTCACCGCGACGGTGATGTCCCTCGACCACTGGCACATCGGCGAGGTCACCCGTCACCGGGCCTCGGGCGAGGTCCTGCCGCTCGACGCGCTGGAGTTCGTCACCGAGATGCGCGGCGCGCTCGGGCTCAGCGACGAGATCCTGCCGGTCTACCTGGAGGAGATCACCTCGACGCTGGCGAGCCTCGCGTACAAGCTGAGCCGCCGGCCGGCCGGCGCGGCCGAGCTGGCCAAGGCCGGTTTCCAGGAGATCGAGGCCGCCATGACCGAGGGCCACCCGTGTTTCGTGGCCAACAGCGGCCGGATCGGCTACGGGATCGACGACCATCACCGGTACGCTCCCGAGGCCGCCGCGCCCGTACGGCTGATCTGGCTGGCCGCCCACCGCGACCACACGACGTTCACCTGCTCGCGCGACATCGACTACGAACGGCTGATGCGCGCGGAACTCGGCGATGAGGTCCTGGCCCGCTTCGCGGGCACGCTCGCCGGTCTCGGGCTCGACATGGCCGACTACCTGCTCGTGCCGGTGCATCCCTGGCAGTGGTGGAACAGGATCTCGGTGACGTTCGCGGCGGAGGTCGCCGAGCGACGGCTGGTCTGCCTGGGGCCCGGCGACGACGAGCACCTCGCCCAGCAGTCGGTCCGCACGTTCTTCAACGCGAGCGCGCCGTCCAGGCACTACGTCAAGACGGCGCTGTCGGTGCTGAACATGGGTTTCATGCGGGGCCTGTCCGCGGCGTACATGGAGGGCACCCCGGCGATCAACGACTGGCTCGCCGGCCTGATCGCGGCCGACGAGGTCCTCCGCGCGACCCGGCTGACGATCATCCGCGAGCGGGCCGCCGTCGGCTACCGCAACCCGCGCTACGAGGCGGCCACCGACCGCCACTCGCCGTACCGCAAGATGCTGGCGGCGCTGTGGCGGGAGAGCCCGGTCGCGGGGCTGGAGCCGGGCCGGCGCCTGGCCACCATGGCCTCCCTGCTCCACACCGACGAGGAGGGACGGTCGTTCGCGGCGGCCCTGATCGAGCAGTCGGGCCTCGCCCCCGAGGTGTGGCTGCGACGCTACCTCGACGCCTACCTCGTCCCGCTGCTGCACGCCTTCTACGCCTACGACCTGGCGTTCATGCCGCACGGCGAGAACGTCATCCTGGTCCTGGACGGCGGCGCGGTGGAGCGGGTGATCTTCAAGGACATCGCCGAGGAGATCGTGGTGATGGACCCGGACGCCGACCTGCCGCCCGAGGTCCGGCGGATCCGCGCCGAGGTGCCCGAGGAACAGCGACTCCTGTCGATCTTCACCGACGTGTTCGACTGCTTCCTGCGCTTCCTCAACGCCGTGCTGGCCACGGGCGGGGTGCTGGACGAGGAGGCCTTCTGGCGGACCGTCGCCGAGTGCGCGACGGCCTACCAGCGGTCGGTCCCGCACCTCGCGGAGCGGTTCCGGCGCCACGACCTGTTCGCCGAGACGCATCCCCTGTCGTGCCTCAACCGCCTGCAACTGCGGAACAACCGGCAGATGGTGGACCTGGCCGACCCGTCGGCCGCGCTGCAGACGGCCGGCGACCTGGTCAACCCCATCGCCCGCTTCGCTCCGGTTCGTTGTGAGGGCGGAGGCGCTACGCCGGTGCGTACGTGAGGCAGTCGGCCTCGTCCTGGGAGTAGCCGATGTCGATGCCGGGCGCCTGACATTCCAGCTGCACGTTGTGCCGGCAGTCGGACATCTTGCAGGCGCCCACCCGGCCCACCGTCCCCTGGTCGCCTCCCGGCGCGGGCGCGGTGAAGAACGTGTCGCAGTGCGCGTGGGACGCGTCCCCGACCGTGATGGCGGTGGCGTGGCACATGCGGTCGCGGTTGTACGCGCACGAGGTGGCCTCGCAACGGTTGACGACGGGCATTTCCATGAGTGGCTGTTCCCCCCTGACGATCGTGGCTTTCGTCCTGGCTCATACCGTCGGTGACCAGGGCGCTAAGCCCCAGGGCGGATCTAGGGTCGGCAAGGAGGCGCCCGGGCGGAACCTAAACTGGGTGCTCCGACGGCAGGGGCGGGAAGGAGGAGCCCATGAGCGGCCGTGCTTCCCACGACCGGACCGCGGGGACGGGTCCCGCCGATCCGGACGCGGACCCCCGCGACGAGCGCGCCCACTCCGGGCCCGGCGTGTTCCGTCCGCAGGCGGCTCCCGCCCGCCACCGGACCTGGGACGTCCTCGCGGTGATCGCACTCGGCGGCGGGA belongs to Microbispora sp. ZYX-F-249 and includes:
- a CDS encoding ABC transporter substrate-binding protein; amino-acid sequence: MRNLNITMPRRGLLAAGGAAVLTLALAACGSSDPAPSAEGQGATAGRSAASWSFTDDRKEAVTAAAVPSRVVAFTGAAAALADYGVQDKIVGVFGETKRADGSPDPQAGDLDVNKVTILGNVWGEFNIEKYAGLRPELLVTHMYDPGALWYVPDESKEKIVQLAPAVAVSAARVPMTQPIERYAALAESLGADLKAPKVADAKARFEAAAESVRKAVADNPGIKVLAASGSPDVLYVSNPQVNTDLMYFAQLGVEIVQPEKPGEGGYYENLSWENADKYDADLILLDNRSTALQPKDLTSKPAWVKLPAVKAGQVVGWDPVPRFSYAGAAPILENLATAIRDAKKLG
- a CDS encoding IucA/IucC family protein, whose protein sequence is MNPIEAVSHLTPELWEKANRRLVRKALAEFAHERLLTPRPLGDGRWAVRDDSGRVEYRFTATVMSLDHWHIGEVTRHRASGEVLPLDALEFVTEMRGALGLSDEILPVYLEEITSTLASLAYKLSRRPAGAAELAKAGFQEIEAAMTEGHPCFVANSGRIGYGIDDHHRYAPEAAAPVRLIWLAAHRDHTTFTCSRDIDYERLMRAELGDEVLARFAGTLAGLGLDMADYLLVPVHPWQWWNRISVTFAAEVAERRLVCLGPGDDEHLAQQSVRTFFNASAPSRHYVKTALSVLNMGFMRGLSAAYMEGTPAINDWLAGLIAADEVLRATRLTIIRERAAVGYRNPRYEAATDRHSPYRKMLAALWRESPVAGLEPGRRLATMASLLHTDEEGRSFAAALIEQSGLAPEVWLRRYLDAYLVPLLHAFYAYDLAFMPHGENVILVLDGGAVERVIFKDIAEEIVVMDPDADLPPEVRRIRAEVPEEQRLLSIFTDVFDCFLRFLNAVLATGGVLDEEAFWRTVAECATAYQRSVPHLAERFRRHDLFAETHPLSCLNRLQLRNNRQMVDLADPSAALQTAGDLVNPIARFAPVRCEGGGATPVRT
- a CDS encoding DUF1540 domain-containing protein, whose translation is MEMPVVNRCEATSCAYNRDRMCHATAITVGDASHAHCDTFFTAPAPGGDQGTVGRVGACKMSDCRHNVQLECQAPGIDIGYSQDEADCLTYAPA
- a CDS encoding FecCD family ABC transporter permease, producing MKFVPGPPPEQVVVVTESSQISRPARAPGKRAENGRRAAALLGSAIALAAVLVLSLGLGARQLSPVEVWHGLVDADSAAYTVVHQMRLPRTLLGLLAGAALGVAGGVMQALTRNPLADPGLLGINAGASAAVATAAGLLGVASFQGRVWFALAGAAAVSVLVYAVGGGRTATPARLALAGAAVNAALYSYVNGTMLLDSASLETMRFWTVGSLASAQGGTAAMMAPFIAAGLLPAMALARPLNALALGDDSARSLGAHPARVRAGAIVAVTLLCGAATAACGPIVFVGLMVPHLVRALTGPDQRWMLPCCALLAPVLLLGADVLGRLVARPGELQAGIVTAVLGGPLFLYFVRRKVRA
- a CDS encoding pyridoxal phosphate-dependent decarboxylase family protein — encoded protein: MTYPHAGAARAYLFNDRTVEGYRRAMAAGTERVAERIRRADRPFSGVSPERLAPRIAAIDLERPLRDQAAVLDELERVYLRDAVYFHHPRYLAHLNCPVVIPALLGEAVLSAVNSSLDTWDQSAGGTLIERRLIEWTAGRIGFGPAADGVFTGGGTQSNLHALLLAREEARTAASPARLRLITSEAGHFSVRKAANLLGLGPDAVVTVETDARRRMRPAALARELDRCRRAGLVVMAVVATAGTTDFGSIDPLPEIADLCESAGAWLHVDAAYGCGLLVSRRRRHLLDGIERADSVTVDFHKSFFQPVSSSAVLVRDGAVLRHTAHHADYLNPLRMAERGIPNQVDKSLQTTRRFDALKLWLTLRTMGPDAVGELFDEVVDRAAEAHALITADPRFEVVTRSQLSTLVFRYLPPEGPGRELADDANLYAREALAASGAAVVAGTTVDGRHYLKFTLLNPETTLDDIAHVLDLLAGHARRYVDELAPPADHPGVTHVHA
- a CDS encoding GNAT family N-acetyltransferase: MSALLFRRHDERVGELAVRRLDPEADAPTVHAWVTHPKAVFWMMRDATVADVAKEYREIVGHPHRDAFLGLVNGRPAFLAESYDPARVELAGLYEARDGDVGMHFLCAPAGTPVHGFTRAVITTVMEFLFADPATRRVVVEPDVRNTAVHALNAAVGFEVAGMVAKPEKDALLSFCTRERFLAATFLAAPGEATA
- a CDS encoding lysine N(6)-hydroxylase/L-ornithine N(5)-oxygenase family protein, translated to MSTHDFVAIGLGPFNLGLACLTEPIAELDGVFLEARPGFAWHPGMMLDSVTLQTPFIADLVTLADPTSPYSFLNYLKETGRLYPFYIRESFYQLRAEYDAYCRWAAGRLGNVRFGHRVTSVTYDETDGHYVVRAVTENGEETEHRETEHRETEHRETEHRETEHRARHLVLGTGTPPHVPEACRGLGGDLVHNSGYLDAKAALQAKESITVVGSGQSAAEIYRDLLADVDTRGYRLNWVTRSPRFFPLEYTKLTLEMTSPEYVDYFHALPEDTRYRLEAEQKCLYKGIDATLINDIFDLLYAKTVGGPIPTRLLTCTELREAAYDAGRGEYTLGLRHVEQERDYTLVTQGLVLATGYRYEPPAFLEPVRDRIRWDRHGRFDVARNYSIDVTGRGIFLQNGAAHAHSVTSPDLGMGPYRNSWIISQILGREYYPIEKAVAFQEFGAPEGVVA